The Sulfobacillus thermosulfidooxidans DSM 9293 genome includes a window with the following:
- a CDS encoding SAF domain-containing protein, giving the protein MAALASSSVSQTSRRAATKTLKIAGGFLGGLALVGLAHQLTIPPHLHTVWVLKTPLTAGQTVTSQNVTTIKTLTGWPGAFSTVPTGMVAKTALAPGTPLLQNDFTTPVAFRGLKPGQAVWTIPVSGVSSGLVQVGDRVQVWSDPQSTPQGSQSASTGFAHLWATGVRVIGIYSSSGTPLSNNQTAIGMVSLAVPDQDLSLLMTIANPTLVQDPYQTTFHLVVSPPTTTPSSATSSASSSTKPSSSKKSSG; this is encoded by the coding sequence ATGGCTGCTCTCGCTTCGTCATCGGTTTCTCAAACGTCCCGCCGCGCGGCCACGAAAACACTGAAAATCGCGGGCGGGTTTCTCGGCGGATTGGCCTTAGTGGGGCTGGCCCATCAACTCACGATTCCGCCGCATCTGCATACCGTGTGGGTGTTAAAAACGCCCTTAACAGCCGGGCAAACGGTCACCAGCCAAAACGTGACCACGATCAAGACCTTGACGGGGTGGCCTGGCGCGTTTTCGACCGTCCCTACCGGCATGGTCGCCAAAACCGCGTTAGCCCCCGGAACGCCTCTCTTACAAAACGACTTTACCACCCCGGTCGCCTTTCGCGGGTTGAAACCCGGGCAAGCCGTGTGGACCATTCCCGTCAGTGGGGTCAGCAGTGGGCTGGTCCAAGTGGGGGATCGTGTGCAAGTCTGGTCTGACCCCCAAAGTACGCCCCAAGGGAGTCAAAGCGCCTCCACCGGCTTTGCCCATTTATGGGCCACAGGAGTTCGCGTGATTGGCATCTATTCCAGTTCGGGCACGCCCTTATCGAACAATCAAACCGCCATTGGCATGGTCAGTTTAGCCGTCCCGGATCAGGATTTATCGCTGCTGATGACCATCGCCAATCCCACGCTCGTTCAAGATCCCTATCAAACCACCTTTCACTTAGTGGTATCCCCACCGACGACAACCCCCTCCTCAGCGACGTCCTCCGCCTCCAGCTCAACGAAGCCCTCATCGAGCAAGAAATCATCGGGATGA